A genomic segment from Gossypium hirsutum isolate 1008001.06 chromosome D04, Gossypium_hirsutum_v2.1, whole genome shotgun sequence encodes:
- the LOC107899204 gene encoding uncharacterized protein has protein sequence MGVVIIDGSTVRAFVTDDQQFTKSVDERFAALDLNNDGVLSRSELRKAFESLRLLESHFGVDVATPPDELTQLYNSIFERFDCDGSGTVDLQEFRSEMKKILLAIADGLGSCPIQMVLEDDDQSFLKKAADLEAAKLDPNHAQAS, from the coding sequence atGGGTGTTGTAATCATTGACGGATCGACGGTGAGAGCCTTTGTGACTGACGACCAGCAGTTCACGAAGAGCGTGGATGAGCGTTTCGCAGCTCTTGACCTCAACAACGACGGTGTCCTCTCCAGGTCCGAGCTTCGCAAGGCCTTCGAGTCTCTGCGTCTCCTCGAGTCCCACTTCGGTGTCGACGTCGCCACTCCCCCCGACGAGCTCACTCAGCTTTACAACTCCATTTTCGAGAGGTTCGATTGCGATGGCAGCGGCACCGTTGACCTCCAGGAGTTCAGATCTGAGATGAAGAAGATTCTGCTTGCTATTGCTGATGGATTGGGATCTTGCCCTATCCAGATGGTTCTTGAGGATGATGACCAAAGTTTTCTGAAGAAAGCTGCTGATCTTGAGGCTGCTAAGCTCGATCCAAACCATGCCCAAGCCTCCTGA